A single Methylomonas sp. AM2-LC DNA region contains:
- a CDS encoding efflux RND transporter periplasmic adaptor subunit → MIIQTPYLRKTLIQCCVLFTVGIMACTPTTENNEPKTKPVVVPGEVHLAPNSPKKAYVKTTTLTMSQHPLLVPLAGKIVYNESLTSRISSPVAGRVVNTPIVLGKPVKIGDTLLELDSPEVADAEASYVKADADLTKARKALARQQELYAGKAIAQKDLEQAQNDFNDAHSELQRVLDRLKNLHISTQQTDGRFSLRAPIAGTVVERNVNPGIEVRSDRDTPLFVISDIKKLTVLMDVYEVNLSKIRQGQRLSISVPAYADDVFPATVTYIGQILNENTRTVQVRCDIPNPDGRLLPGMFATINVESDPSDQAIVIPLTAVFTEDEADFVFIALDENHYLQRQVEIGLRLKDKAVITKGLQANEQLVSEGALMLRGEEEVESDPDNNKQ, encoded by the coding sequence ATGATTATTCAGACGCCTTACTTAAGAAAGACTTTAATCCAATGTTGTGTACTGTTTACAGTGGGCATAATGGCTTGTACTCCAACCACGGAAAATAACGAACCAAAAACAAAGCCTGTCGTTGTTCCTGGCGAAGTACATCTTGCACCAAACTCGCCAAAGAAAGCCTATGTAAAAACCACCACGCTAACCATGTCCCAGCACCCATTGCTCGTCCCCCTAGCTGGAAAAATTGTCTATAACGAAAGCCTGACATCAAGAATCAGTTCGCCAGTTGCCGGCCGGGTTGTTAACACACCGATAGTCTTGGGTAAGCCTGTAAAAATCGGCGACACTTTATTAGAATTGGATAGCCCTGAAGTGGCTGATGCTGAAGCTTCTTACGTTAAAGCCGATGCCGATTTGACCAAAGCGCGTAAAGCCTTAGCGCGTCAGCAGGAACTGTATGCAGGAAAAGCGATTGCCCAAAAAGATTTGGAACAGGCGCAAAACGATTTTAATGACGCACATAGTGAACTACAGCGCGTATTGGATCGATTAAAAAACCTGCACATAAGCACTCAACAAACCGATGGCCGCTTTTCGTTACGTGCGCCGATAGCAGGCACTGTCGTTGAAAGGAATGTTAATCCCGGTATTGAAGTACGTTCGGACCGTGACACGCCTTTATTTGTCATTTCGGATATCAAAAAACTTACGGTGTTGATGGATGTTTATGAGGTTAACCTAAGTAAAATCAGACAGGGCCAAAGGTTATCGATTTCCGTTCCTGCCTATGCAGACGACGTTTTTCCTGCCACAGTGACCTATATCGGCCAAATACTGAACGAAAATACCCGTACTGTGCAGGTTCGTTGCGATATACCCAATCCTGACGGTCGATTACTACCGGGCATGTTTGCGACCATTAATGTAGAAAGTGACCCAAGCGATCAGGCTATCGTCATTCCACTAACGGCTGTATTTACTGAAGATGAAGCCGATTTCGTGTTTATAGCCCTAGACGAAAATCACTATTTACAACGTCAGGTTGAAATTGGTTTACGTTTAAAAGATAAAGCTGTGATCACCAAGGGTTTACAGGCAAACGAACAATTAGTATCCGAAGGTGCGTTAATGTTACGCGGCGAGGAAGAAGTTGAAAGTGATCCAGATAACAACAAGCAATAG
- a CDS encoding TolC family protein, protein MRNRFIKSILLSLLFCLLTSFQAHAQIVEISADEALAIFYQRNLDLIIAQYNIDQSLADEVIASAIPNPTLGVQISELANKANMGSSAKGCNPSPTSSCGVAEYYSFSQLIEVAGKRGLRMESSGFATQAAQSDFHDAVRIFSNMVRDSYFQLLQMQKNQWLAQEIVDHYKDIITANTLRLKKGDIAESDYLRVKMEAMRAESDLDNAKAAVLQAQAALAVILRWPDNSLQFQAKDEWPMLAEIGQSLPVEDLINKALLQRPDLQGDKLRAIQTEKLLELARRLKYPDVTVNAGYAHDPSNNNLNSFFVGLNVPVPLFYQYQGEADKATVSLNNSLVAVEQTELSIRSDVVNAMATWKSADKIVQRFKDGLLDDALTVRNSSELAYSKGATSVLDFIEAQRSYKAVMRDYYEAMINRTNAYFDFAKSLGVEPDVSKNKENLINPTPTQ, encoded by the coding sequence ATGCGAAATAGATTTATTAAGTCAATATTACTTAGCCTGCTGTTCTGCTTACTAACCAGTTTTCAAGCCCATGCACAAATTGTAGAAATATCTGCAGATGAAGCACTGGCTATTTTTTATCAACGTAATCTGGACTTGATCATCGCTCAATACAATATTGATCAGTCGCTGGCAGACGAAGTCATTGCATCAGCCATACCCAACCCTACTCTTGGCGTTCAGATTAGCGAACTAGCCAACAAAGCCAATATGGGTTCTTCCGCAAAAGGATGCAACCCTAGTCCTACAAGTTCGTGTGGTGTTGCTGAGTATTATTCTTTTAGCCAATTGATTGAAGTTGCCGGCAAACGTGGTCTGCGCATGGAAAGCAGCGGCTTTGCTACCCAAGCAGCACAAAGTGATTTTCACGATGCTGTACGTATTTTTTCAAATATGGTCAGGGATAGTTACTTTCAATTGCTGCAAATGCAGAAAAACCAGTGGCTGGCTCAGGAAATTGTCGATCATTATAAAGACATTATCACTGCCAATACGCTTAGGCTCAAAAAAGGCGATATTGCAGAGTCTGATTATTTACGGGTAAAAATGGAAGCCATGCGTGCAGAATCCGATCTTGATAATGCCAAGGCGGCCGTGCTACAAGCCCAAGCAGCGTTAGCCGTTATTTTGCGCTGGCCAGACAACAGCCTGCAATTTCAGGCTAAAGATGAGTGGCCCATGCTGGCAGAAATTGGTCAATCTCTGCCCGTTGAAGATTTAATTAATAAAGCCTTATTGCAACGTCCCGATTTACAGGGTGACAAACTGCGTGCGATACAGACAGAAAAACTATTGGAATTAGCACGTCGCTTAAAATATCCTGATGTTACCGTTAATGCTGGCTATGCCCACGATCCCAGTAACAATAATCTGAATTCGTTTTTTGTTGGTCTAAATGTGCCGGTGCCTTTGTTTTACCAATATCAGGGCGAGGCTGACAAAGCAACAGTTAGTTTGAATAATAGCCTTGTAGCGGTAGAGCAAACCGAACTGAGTATACGCAGCGATGTGGTGAATGCGATGGCAACCTGGAAAAGTGCCGATAAAATAGTGCAACGTTTTAAAGATGGCTTATTGGACGATGCGCTGACAGTCAGAAACAGTTCAGAACTCGCGTATAGTAAAGGGGCCACCAGCGTACTTGATTTTATTGAAGCACAGCGCAGCTATAAAGCAGTGATGCGTGATTATTATGAGGCGATGATCAATCGCACCAATGCCTATTTCGATTTTGCAAAATCATTAGGCGTTGAGCCGGATGTCAGCAAAAATAAAGAAAACCTAATTAACCCAACACCGACTCAATAA
- a CDS encoding P-II family nitrogen regulator, with the protein MKEIRAYIQPHKINQLTMALTNIPGFPGMSVSDCSGFGRNRTDQSQDYKPFIAKKRIEIFAPDEMVDVIFETIMKVAQSKHHGDGKVFIINTLEGGRISTGERGPEVV; encoded by the coding sequence ATGAAAGAGATACGCGCTTATATACAACCACACAAAATAAATCAGTTGACGATGGCCTTAACTAATATACCGGGTTTTCCTGGCATGTCTGTCAGCGATTGTAGTGGTTTCGGTCGTAATCGCACAGATCAAAGCCAAGATTACAAGCCATTTATTGCTAAAAAACGCATTGAAATATTTGCCCCGGATGAGATGGTGGATGTCATTTTTGAAACCATTATGAAAGTTGCGCAAAGCAAACATCATGGCGATGGCAAAGTTTTTATAATCAACACACTTGAGGGTGGCCGCATCAGTACCGGCGAAAGAGGCCCTGAAGTTGTGTAA
- a CDS encoding CusA/CzcA family heavy metal efflux RND transporter: protein MIERIIAFCLQQRLMVIGMTLAIAVSGIIAFENLPVQAFPDVQNVFVQVVTQYPGQAPEEVEKQISLPIERVMNGLPHLMNMRSVSIFGLSVVTLTFDDSAEDYFSRQQVLERLQNADIPNDSKPQLGPLSTGVGEILRYVVDAKHLPLTEQRAIQDWVIEPKIRSVQGVADVVGFGGGIKEYKVSVKPDRLKNFNIDLNQVFSAISANNTNTGGGYIEHGDEALVVRGIGLLKSAEEIGEIVVVTNNSVPVLIKDVADVSIGPQPRTGIIGMNQRDDVVEGIVLLIKGRDAVNVLNDVKQKIQELNDFGLPPGVKIKPIYDRTELVGHTIHTVEHNMIEGAVLIMVILMVFLQSYLAAILVTLIIPLSLLFAFILVDLNGISANLISLGAIDFGIIVDSTVVLVEAVMVQITLDLKNGADLRHLRQSLLSTAAEMGRPILFSKAIIIIAFLPIFTFQRVEAKIFSPMAYTLSFALVASMLFSLTFVPSMLTYMLGPNIAERHNSLVQGMEYHYRRILEWVLRHSRIVFFSAVAALVLSFMSVRFIGTEFMPKLDEGNIWLTITLPTPVSLTTAKGLEQQVREKLENFSEVKMLLTQLGRPEDGTDPKGFNNLEVLIDLNPKDTWRYKKKDQLVQAMDKELSIFPGILTNFSQVIQDNVEEAISGVKGEIAIKVFGSDLNILQNRADKITHILASIQGATDVAAEQQAGLAQAIIEIDRAKVSRYGINVADVEQVIEIGMGGKAASKFLEGERRFDITLRNEENSRNSVASLDNLMVQTPNGQFIPLSELATIKINQGASRISREDNMRRIAIKCNLIDRDQGSFVAEAQQKVAEQVDLPTGYHIVWSGQFENQQRAMKRLSVIVPISLGLIFVLLFWAFMSIKNALLIVMNVPFAMIGGLLILLATGINLSVSAAVGFIALFGIAVQNGVILVSQLNKLRREGQPLHEAIVNGSVSRLRPVVMTALMAMLGLFPAALSTSVGSETAKPFAVVIIGGLITATILTLTLLPALYRHFSEAYES from the coding sequence ATGATTGAACGAATTATTGCTTTTTGTTTACAACAACGCCTGATGGTGATTGGCATGACGCTGGCAATTGCGGTTTCCGGTATTATTGCTTTTGAAAATTTACCGGTACAAGCATTTCCAGATGTACAAAATGTTTTTGTACAAGTGGTCACACAATATCCGGGGCAAGCGCCAGAGGAAGTCGAAAAACAAATTTCATTACCGATTGAAAGAGTAATGAACGGCTTACCGCATCTGATGAATATGCGATCCGTATCAATCTTTGGCTTGTCAGTGGTGACGCTAACCTTTGATGATAGTGCCGAAGATTACTTTTCCAGACAACAAGTGCTGGAACGTCTACAAAATGCCGATATTCCCAACGACAGTAAGCCACAGCTGGGCCCTTTATCAACAGGTGTGGGCGAAATTTTACGTTATGTCGTTGACGCCAAGCATTTACCACTCACTGAACAGCGTGCCATACAAGACTGGGTTATAGAACCGAAAATACGCTCGGTACAAGGTGTTGCTGATGTTGTGGGCTTCGGCGGCGGCATTAAAGAATATAAGGTGTCGGTAAAACCGGATCGTCTCAAAAATTTTAATATCGATCTTAATCAGGTATTTAGTGCTATATCCGCCAACAATACCAATACTGGCGGTGGTTATATTGAACATGGCGACGAAGCTTTAGTGGTAAGGGGTATTGGCTTATTAAAATCAGCTGAAGAAATCGGCGAAATTGTGGTGGTTACCAATAATAGTGTACCGGTTCTCATCAAAGATGTCGCCGATGTCAGCATTGGCCCGCAGCCGCGTACAGGTATTATTGGTATGAACCAACGCGACGATGTCGTAGAGGGCATCGTTTTATTAATTAAAGGTCGTGATGCAGTCAATGTACTAAACGATGTTAAACAGAAAATTCAGGAACTGAATGATTTTGGCCTGCCGCCGGGCGTTAAGATTAAACCCATCTATGATAGAACTGAATTAGTAGGCCATACCATACACACTGTTGAACACAACATGATAGAAGGTGCGGTTTTGATCATGGTCATTTTGATGGTGTTTCTGCAAAGTTATCTGGCTGCAATACTGGTGACACTAATTATTCCCTTGTCCTTATTGTTTGCGTTTATCTTAGTCGACCTGAATGGTATATCCGCCAATCTCATTTCCTTGGGTGCAATCGATTTCGGCATTATCGTCGATAGCACTGTGGTGTTAGTTGAAGCAGTCATGGTACAGATTACTTTAGATTTAAAAAATGGCGCAGATCTTCGTCACTTAAGGCAATCATTATTAAGTACTGCCGCTGAAATGGGGCGACCGATATTATTCTCAAAAGCCATTATTATTATTGCCTTTTTGCCGATATTCACCTTTCAACGGGTAGAAGCTAAAATTTTCTCACCCATGGCTTACACGCTTAGTTTCGCCCTGGTTGCCTCCATGCTGTTCAGTCTGACATTTGTACCGTCAATGCTAACCTATATGCTCGGCCCTAATATTGCTGAACGGCATAATAGCTTAGTACAAGGTATGGAGTATCACTACCGAAGAATTTTAGAATGGGTACTTAGACATTCACGAATCGTCTTTTTCTCAGCAGTCGCAGCCTTGGTATTAAGTTTTATGTCAGTGCGATTTATTGGCACAGAATTCATGCCCAAGCTTGATGAAGGCAATATTTGGCTCACCATTACCTTACCAACTCCGGTGTCATTAACGACGGCTAAAGGGCTAGAGCAACAGGTGCGTGAAAAATTAGAAAATTTTTCTGAAGTCAAAATGTTATTAACCCAACTTGGCAGACCGGAAGATGGCACAGACCCTAAGGGTTTTAACAATCTTGAGGTATTGATCGACCTAAACCCCAAAGATACCTGGCGTTATAAGAAAAAAGACCAGCTTGTGCAGGCCATGGATAAAGAGTTGTCCATCTTTCCAGGCATTCTCACCAATTTTTCGCAAGTCATTCAAGATAACGTGGAAGAAGCCATTTCCGGGGTTAAGGGGGAAATAGCCATTAAGGTTTTTGGTTCTGACCTGAATATTTTGCAAAATAGAGCAGACAAAATCACCCACATTCTGGCTTCGATACAAGGAGCAACCGATGTGGCAGCAGAACAGCAAGCCGGGTTAGCACAAGCCATTATAGAAATTGATCGTGCTAAAGTTTCACGCTATGGTATTAATGTGGCGGATGTTGAACAGGTTATTGAAATTGGTATGGGCGGCAAAGCGGCCTCTAAATTTCTAGAAGGTGAACGTCGATTTGATATCACCCTGCGTAATGAAGAAAACTCTCGCAATTCTGTCGCCAGCTTGGATAACTTAATGGTGCAAACACCTAACGGCCAATTTATTCCATTATCGGAACTGGCGACTATTAAAATTAACCAAGGTGCCTCTAGAATTAGCCGTGAAGATAATATGCGTAGAATCGCCATCAAATGCAATTTGATTGATCGTGATCAGGGTAGTTTTGTCGCAGAGGCACAACAAAAAGTGGCAGAGCAAGTCGATTTACCAACAGGTTACCATATAGTCTGGAGTGGACAATTCGAAAACCAGCAACGCGCAATGAAACGCTTGTCGGTGATTGTACCTATTAGTTTGGGTTTAATTTTTGTGCTTTTATTCTGGGCATTTATGTCCATAAAAAATGCATTACTGATTGTGATGAATGTGCCGTTTGCAATGATAGGCGGTCTATTGATCCTATTAGCCACCGGCATAAATCTGAGTGTTTCCGCCGCCGTGGGATTTATAGCTTTGTTTGGAATTGCCGTGCAAAATGGCGTTATACTGGTTTCACAATTGAATAAATTACGTAGGGAAGGTCAACCACTGCACGAAGCAATCGTAAATGGCTCTGTAAGCCGCCTTAGACCAGTGGTGATGACGGCATTAATGGCAATGCTTGGCCTTTTTCCAGCCGCATTATCGACCAGTGTTGGCTCTGAAACGGCAAAGCCTTTTGCGGTTGTCATTATAGGCGGATTGATTACAGCGACAATTTTAACCTTGACGCTATTGCCGGCCTTGTATCGTCACTTTTCTGAAGCTTATGAATCTTAA